Proteins encoded within one genomic window of Bombus terrestris chromosome 11, iyBomTerr1.2, whole genome shotgun sequence:
- the LOC105666301 gene encoding MICOS complex subunit Mic10 codes for MATWAEDEIGRKWDRCFTDAIFKFGGGILLGGVFSLFFFKRRKWPIITGGGFGLGMAYANCQEDLNSTIRRQKSRECSKPDKEKPAEEKKSS; via the exons atggCTACTTGGGCTGAAGATGAAATTGGACGAAAATGGGATCGGTGTTTTACTGACGCTATATTTAAGTTTG GAGGAGGAATTCTACTTGGAGGAGTATTCTCTCTATTTTTTTTCAAAC gaAGAAAGTGGCCTATTATAACTGGTGGAGGCTTTGGATTAGGTATGGCATATGCTAATTGTCAAGAAGATTTGAATTCCACGATAAGACGACAAAAATCCAGGGAATGTAGTAAACCAGATAAAGAAAAACCAGCTGAAGAGAAGAAAAGTTCTTAG
- the LOC100647075 gene encoding dnaJ homolog subfamily C member 16, translating into MLSINFLRTSESVAKRSNNSNRKAIDIELLMRFSFFIVIFIVTTHLLSTVSASESLGNPYKILGVHKRATLQEIRKAYKNLVKEWHPDKTNHPGAENKFVEITKAYEILTDPERRRKFDNHGITEESISRQRRDNSHFNNVFDPLEELLARNFKYHYQNRDISLFYKMSITYRSFENIIVPKTLHTPYLILFYSDWCFACSQVEPIWRRLIDELEPLGLGLATAHAEKESALARKLGIHSLPCLVVTIDGRTSVYKESLFSIQKIVDFLRNKFPYKLIPNINKNNVDKFLSGWIDNRIRALIFDKKESVRLRYLFIAFYYRDRVAFGFVQTGKLDTELIVMKYKISVDLDTLLLFNENSEKPMASVSMKDISSDTMHNVISNNKFLALPRLSNQAMLDSVCPPEWLRPQKRLCAVLISQQNSPLHDLARHKFRQAALESSYSTERVRYTYVFKDTQPEFVSALSTGEGSPLEPLLHIVIIWRRDANHLKYEWLPTGWIEAAQDETQWNETRRNLEQTIQRLLRASEALPYAAVVGELADEHAQGTVDKLIGKALLAVDYISDSLTKEQILPLVSVIATLMLIGVAGYGMSYLAKLEEASIQAERAQCKDNNKPTPSQPQLRLHELRAEKYNGLVRLLKPGCRTIILLVDVQSRLKLLPAFHKAVWPYRKNKTLMFGHLSLERGLEWYKKLLSLTLPEQKELNINAKNCVGTVLSLNGHRKYFCMYHAKHPECTKGKGSKRIERMTKQLTRRTDDAEAGAFIGFNSSNESDASEEEGGNNVLCQDNLLDGLPMWLDRLFEGLTHRYYVNYWPEFTAK; encoded by the exons ATgttatcgattaattttttaagaacCTCTGAGTCAGTAGCCAAACGATCAAATAATAGTAATAGGAAAGCGATTGATATAGAATTATTAATGAGGTTCTCATTTTTTATTGTGATTTTTATCGTAACAACCCACCTATTGTCGACGGTCAGTGCAAGTGAGTCATTGGGAAATCCGTATAAAATATTAGGTGTTCACAAACGTGCGACCttacaagaaattagaaaagcGTACAAAAATCTTGTCAAAGAATG GCATCCAGATAAAACCAATCACCCAGGTGCAGAAAACAAATTTGTGGAAATTACTAAAGCTTATGAG atTTTAACAGATccagaaagaagaaggaaatttgATAATCATGGAATTACAGAAGAAAGTATTTCTAGGCAACGAAGAGACAATAGTCACTTTAACAATGTGTTTGATCCATTGGAAGAACTACTTGCCAGAAACTTCAAATATCATTATCAAAATCGAGACATTTCACTTTTTTATAAGATGAGCATCACATATCG atcatttgaaaatataatagtaCCAAAAACTTTACATACACCTTAtctgatattattttattcggaCTGGTGTTTTGCATGTTCACAAGTAGAACCAATATGGCGACGTTTGATTGATGAGTTAGAACCTCTGGGTCTTGGTTTAGCAACTGCACATGCTGAAAAAGAGTCTGCTTTAGCAAGGAAACTAGGAATTCATTCGCTACCATGTCTTGTTGTTACAATAGATGGCCGTACAAGTGTATATAAAGAATCTCTTTTTAGTATCCAAAAGATTGTtg ACTTCTTACGAAACAAATTTCCATATAAATTAATacctaatataaataaaaataatgtagatAAGTTCCTCTCAGGATGGATAGATAATCGAATTCGAGCtttaatatttgataagaaAGAATCTGTGAGATTACGATATCTATTCATTGCATTTTATTATAGAGACCGTGTTGCATTTGGTTTTGTTCAG ACGGGAAAATTAGATACTGAACTTattgtaatgaaatataaaatttctgtgGACTTGGAtactttattgttatttaatgaaaattctgaGAAACCTATGGCATCTGTCAGTATGAAAGATATATCAAGTGACACAATGCACaatgttatttcaaataataaattccTTGCTCTACCAAGACTTTCAAATCAAGCAATGCTAGACTCAGTTTGTCCACCTGAGTGGTTAAGACCTCAAAAACGATTATGTGCAGTTTTAATATCACAACAAAATAGTCCTCTTCATGATTTAGCTAGGCATAAATTTAGACAAGCAGCTTTAGAATCATCTTACAG TACTGAAAGGGTACGATATACGTACGTATTTAAGGATACACAACCAGAATTTGTATCAGCATTATCAACGGGAGAAGGTAGTCCTTTAGAGCCTTTATTACATATTGTCATTATTTGGAGAAGGGACGCGAATCATTTGAAATATGAATGGTTACCTACTGGTTGGATTGAAGCTGCTCAAGATGAAACTCAGTGGAACGAAACACGTCGCAACTTAGAACAAACCATACAAAGATTATTACGTGCATCGGAAGCTTTGCCATATGCCGCAGTTGTAGGAGAACTAGCAGATGAACATGCACAG GGTACTGTAGACAAACTTATTGGAAAAGCGTTATTAGCTGTAGATTATATTTCTGATAGTCTTACTAAGGAGCAAATATTGCCTTTAGTATCAGTAATTGCTACTTTAATGTTAATTGGTGTTGCGGGGTATGGGATGTCATATCTAGC aaaatTAGAGGAAGCAAGTATTCAAGCTGAACGTGCTCAATGTAAGGATAATAATAAACCAACGCCGTCACAGCCACAATTGCGATTACACGAATTGCGGGCAGAGAAATACAATGGTTTAGTTCGATTATTAAAACCAGGTTGTAGAACCATTATATTATTAGTCGACGTTCAAAGTAGATTAAAATTATTACCAGCTTTTCATAAAGCTGTGTGGCCTTATAG AAAAAATAAAACTCTTATGTTTGGACATTTGTCTCTCGAAAGAGGGTTAGAGTGGTATAAAAAACTGTTATCTCTCACCTTGCCAGAACAGAAAGAACTAAACATAAATGCCAAGAATTGTGTTGGCACTGTATTGTCTCTAAATGGGCatcgtaaatatttttgtatgtacCATGCCAAACATCCAGAATGTACTAAAGGCAAAGGTTCTAAg AGAATAGAACGAATGACAAAGCAGTTAACTCGAAGAACAGATGATGCAGAAGCTGGCGCATTTATAGGTTTTAATAGTTCCAATGAATCTGATGCTTCTGAAGAAGAG GGTGGAAATAATGTTTTATGCCAGGACAATCTTTTGGATGGTTTACCAATGTGGCTGGATAGGCTATTTGAAGGTTTAACACATCGTTATTATGTAAATTATTGGCCCGAGTTCACTGCCAAGTAA
- the LOC100646959 gene encoding sorting nexin-25 isoform X2: MIWTGILYIPAIIALFYWNKLLWCYFFGLLTISCFFLGCLIVIFINIALSLKHHTTATTSKTIAEMDAFHNLLMKGYVAKTENTKKHVRYPLVFTRMVDGALQNLLDLIFQDFVGLWLNELAFNSEQIIDNMKQDIWGAIQTLHDRLSKVDHTKLVVCSIVNKITFHFEKIRLAQTASTQGEDPVFILSTHLMSPTAELDYLKKVSELYILFLLPPCYSLAPMKYLLREILTCKILKPAIDLITNPDYINQKILSYIDQQQLAEAMHRKTYEYAESFEDFIRMIKSSKDLEVLKHIRYNIVTEIMQATTIQNIKRAQGLDSDTNAFGKSDAIQAQKLTRYISQLTYAKNTCECHMQSLGWNGYPVQASDVTDAAVVTEERILPLQYILDNVIGRRYLSQFLEQVASQDLIGYWAAVQELRNADKSNWHQLGAEIFYTYITSPTAEIKVDRAIRKKMESFLLGDIGPNVFYEVQDNVVKILEEKYYPSFMVSDQYKNMQEALLNERVDDLVEDRHIGNGTLSENISLFVGEHSNYARSKLDQLQEKLNNKMQALQALKSSLKPESKVLNFLAKEVEWLQSEKKQLEAHLTHTEMWAEHLGHWRAEVQSAEFVLVVHMTEGEDNTESIYSGWVVLRKLQDFQDLHRKLRQLCSNVKNLDLPSQPLKFFGKSDKNTLDKAKIQIQKYLNFVLEDEKLNQSEALYTFLSPSSEHLKYAPPSPKKSRFSLSTLFKTSNNNNELRDKEEEEDYSLLLDDTDSGRSATDGIFNVNKDAIAEPLYTLLGEIFDLRGVFRWLRRSLITFVQITYGRTINRQIRDTIAWVFSEPMLHYYIQLFTKSWWPNGHLVFEATFRTDEEKLKTRGEARRQFLNNIPDVLTNLVGAQSAQRGAIKIFDSLQNVNLNKQLFYDIFEVLMYEVFPEFKRKQ, from the exons ATGATATGGACCGGCATTCTGTATATTCCAGCTATAATCGCACTTTTCTATTGGAATAAGTTATTATGGTGCTACTTTTTTGGTTTACTAACCATATCTTGCTTCTTTTTGGGATGTTTGATTGTCATATTCATCAACATTGCTCTTTCTCTGAAACATCACACTACTGCAACAACTTCAAAAACAATTGCAGAAATGGATGCCTTTCATAATCTGTTGAtg AAGGGGTATGTAGCTAAAACTGAAAATACTAAGAAACACGTCAGATATCCATTGGTTTTTACTCGTATGGTGGACGGAGCTTTGCAGAATTTATTGGACTTAATTTTTCAAGACTTTGTTGGTCTTTGGTTAAACGAATTGGCTTTTAATTCTGAACAAATAATTGACAATATGAAGCAAGACATATGGGGTGCAATTCAAACTCTTCATGATCGTTTATCAAAAGTAGATCATACAAAACTAGTTGTTTGTAgtatagtaaataaaattacattccattttgaaaaaattagacTTGCTCAAACAGCTTC AACACAAGGTGAAGATCcagtatttattttatctacacACTTAATGTCACCTACAGCTGAACTAGACTATTTGAAGAAGGTCAGTGAATTGTATATCTTATTTTTGTTGCCACCTTGTTATTCTCTTGCtccaatgaaatatttattgagaGAAATTCTTACATGCAAAA TACTAAAACCAGCAATAGACTTAATAACAAATCCAGACTATATCAATCAgaaaattttatcatatatcGATCAACAACAACTTGCAGAAGCAATGCACAGAAAAACTTATGAGTATGCTGAATCATTTGAGGACTTCATTCGTATGATCAAAAGTTCTAAAGATCTAGAGGTTTTAAAGCATATCAGATATAATATTGTTACTGAAATTATGCAAGCTACaacaatacaaaatattaaaagagcACAAGGTTTAGATTCAGATACTAATGCATTTGGAAAGTCTGATGCCATTCAAGCTCAAAAATTGACGAGGTATATCAGTCAACTAACATATGCTAAAAATACGTGTGAATGTCACATGCAATCATTAGGATGGAATGGATATCCTGTTCAG GCTAGTGATGTTACTGATGCAGCAGTGGTTACAGAAGAAAGAATTTTGccattacaatatattttagaCAATGTGATAGGTAGACGATACCTTTCTCAATTTCTCGAACAAGTTGCCAGTCAGGATTTGATTGGGTATTGGGCAGCTGTACAAGAATTACGCAATGCAGATAAATCTAATTGGCATCAATTGGGAGCTGAAATCTTTTACACTTATATAACATCTCCAACTGCTGAAATAAAAGTTGACAGAGCTATTCGTAAGAAAATGGAAAGCTTTTTGTTAGGTGATATAGGGCCAAATGTGTTTTACGAAGTTCAAGATAATGTTGTTAAAATTTTGGAAGAAAAGTATTATCCTTCTTTTATGGTTAGTgatcaatataaaaatatgcaagAAGCATTGCTTAATGAAAGAGTAGATG ACTTAGTGGAGGACCGACATATAGGAAATGGAACATTATCagaaaatatatctttattcGTTGGAGAACATTCAAACTATGCTCGCAGTAAATTGGACCaattacaagaaaaattaaataataaaatgcaaGCTTTACAAGCATTAAAATCTTCGTTAAAACCAGAAAGTAAGGTTCTAAACTTTTTGGCCAAAGAAGTTGAATGGTTACAAAGTGAAAAAAAGCAATTAGAAGCCCATTTGACTCATACAGAAATGTGGGCAGAACATTTGGGTCATTGGAGAGCAGAAGTGCAAAGTGCAGAA TTTGTTTTAGTTGTCCATATGACAGAAGGTGAAGACAACACTGAAAGTATATATAGTGGTTGGGTCGTACTAAGAAAATTACAAGATTTCCAAGATCTTCACAGAAAACTTCGCCAATTGTGTTCTAATGTGAAAAATTTAGATTTACCTTCGCAACCTTTAAAGTTTTTTGGAAAATCTGATAAGAATACTTTGGACAAAGCTAAAattcaaatacaaaaatatttaaat TTTGTTTTAGAAGATGAAAAATTGAATCAGAGCGAGGCTTTATATACATTCCTTAGTCCAAGTTCAGAACATTTAAAATATGCTCCTCCTTCTCCTAAAAAATCTCGATTCTCTTTATCGACATTATTTAAAAC ATCTAACAACAACAATGAATTGCGTgataaggaagaggaagaagattaTTCATTGCTATTAGATGATACAGATAGTGGTCGATCAGCCACGGATGGaatttttaatgttaataaAGATGCAATAGCAGAACCTCTTTATACACTTTTAGGTGAAATTTTCGATCTACGAGGAGTATTTCGATGGCTTCGACGATCTTTAATTACCTTCGTTCAAATTACCTATGGCCGAACTATAAACAG gCAAATCAGAGATACTATTGCATGGGTGTTCTCAGAGCCAATGCTTCATTACTATATACAATTGTTTACGAAATCATGGTGGCCAAATGGTCATTTAGTTTTTGAAGCAACTTTTCGTACAGACGAAGAAAAACTAAAAACGAGAGGCGAAGCACGAAGACAGTTCTTAAATAACATTCCTGATGTCTTAACAAATTTAGTAGGAGCACAAAGTGCACAACGTggtgcaataaaaatatttgattctttACAGAATgtgaatttaaataaacaattattttat GATATCTTTGAAGTTCTAATGTACGAAGTATTTCCGGAGTTTAAACGAAAACAATAA
- the LOC100646959 gene encoding sorting nexin-25 isoform X1: protein MIWTGILYIPAIIALFYWNKLLWCYFFGLLTISCFFLGCLIVIFINIALSLKHHTTATTSKTIAEMDAFHNLLMKGYVAKTENTKKHVRYPLVFTRMVDGALQNLLDLIFQDFVGLWLNELAFNSEQIIDNMKQDIWGAIQTLHDRLSKVDHTKLVVCSIVNKITFHFEKIRLAQTASTQGEDPVFILSTHLMSPTAELDYLKKVSELYILFLLPPCYSLAPMKYLLREILTCKILKPAIDLITNPDYINQKILSYIDQQQLAEAMHRKTYEYAESFEDFIRMIKSSKDLEVLKHIRYNIVTEIMQATTIQNIKRAQGLDSDTNAFGKSDAIQAQKLTRYISQLTYAKNTCECHMQSLGWNGYPVQASDVTDAAVVTEERILPLQYILDNVIGRRYLSQFLEQVASQDLIGYWAAVQELRNADKSNWHQLGAEIFYTYITSPTAEIKVDRAIRKKMESFLLGDIGPNVFYEVQDNVVKILEEKYYPSFMVSDQYKNMQEALLNERVDDLVEDRHIGNGTLSENISLFVGEHSNYARSKLDQLQEKLNNKMQALQALKSSLKPESKVLNFLAKEVEWLQSEKKQLEAHLTHTEMWAEHLGHWRAEVQSAEVPDNGESPQFVLVVHMTEGEDNTESIYSGWVVLRKLQDFQDLHRKLRQLCSNVKNLDLPSQPLKFFGKSDKNTLDKAKIQIQKYLNFVLEDEKLNQSEALYTFLSPSSEHLKYAPPSPKKSRFSLSTLFKTSNNNNELRDKEEEEDYSLLLDDTDSGRSATDGIFNVNKDAIAEPLYTLLGEIFDLRGVFRWLRRSLITFVQITYGRTINRQIRDTIAWVFSEPMLHYYIQLFTKSWWPNGHLVFEATFRTDEEKLKTRGEARRQFLNNIPDVLTNLVGAQSAQRGAIKIFDSLQNVNLNKQLFYDIFEVLMYEVFPEFKRKQ from the exons ATGATATGGACCGGCATTCTGTATATTCCAGCTATAATCGCACTTTTCTATTGGAATAAGTTATTATGGTGCTACTTTTTTGGTTTACTAACCATATCTTGCTTCTTTTTGGGATGTTTGATTGTCATATTCATCAACATTGCTCTTTCTCTGAAACATCACACTACTGCAACAACTTCAAAAACAATTGCAGAAATGGATGCCTTTCATAATCTGTTGAtg AAGGGGTATGTAGCTAAAACTGAAAATACTAAGAAACACGTCAGATATCCATTGGTTTTTACTCGTATGGTGGACGGAGCTTTGCAGAATTTATTGGACTTAATTTTTCAAGACTTTGTTGGTCTTTGGTTAAACGAATTGGCTTTTAATTCTGAACAAATAATTGACAATATGAAGCAAGACATATGGGGTGCAATTCAAACTCTTCATGATCGTTTATCAAAAGTAGATCATACAAAACTAGTTGTTTGTAgtatagtaaataaaattacattccattttgaaaaaattagacTTGCTCAAACAGCTTC AACACAAGGTGAAGATCcagtatttattttatctacacACTTAATGTCACCTACAGCTGAACTAGACTATTTGAAGAAGGTCAGTGAATTGTATATCTTATTTTTGTTGCCACCTTGTTATTCTCTTGCtccaatgaaatatttattgagaGAAATTCTTACATGCAAAA TACTAAAACCAGCAATAGACTTAATAACAAATCCAGACTATATCAATCAgaaaattttatcatatatcGATCAACAACAACTTGCAGAAGCAATGCACAGAAAAACTTATGAGTATGCTGAATCATTTGAGGACTTCATTCGTATGATCAAAAGTTCTAAAGATCTAGAGGTTTTAAAGCATATCAGATATAATATTGTTACTGAAATTATGCAAGCTACaacaatacaaaatattaaaagagcACAAGGTTTAGATTCAGATACTAATGCATTTGGAAAGTCTGATGCCATTCAAGCTCAAAAATTGACGAGGTATATCAGTCAACTAACATATGCTAAAAATACGTGTGAATGTCACATGCAATCATTAGGATGGAATGGATATCCTGTTCAG GCTAGTGATGTTACTGATGCAGCAGTGGTTACAGAAGAAAGAATTTTGccattacaatatattttagaCAATGTGATAGGTAGACGATACCTTTCTCAATTTCTCGAACAAGTTGCCAGTCAGGATTTGATTGGGTATTGGGCAGCTGTACAAGAATTACGCAATGCAGATAAATCTAATTGGCATCAATTGGGAGCTGAAATCTTTTACACTTATATAACATCTCCAACTGCTGAAATAAAAGTTGACAGAGCTATTCGTAAGAAAATGGAAAGCTTTTTGTTAGGTGATATAGGGCCAAATGTGTTTTACGAAGTTCAAGATAATGTTGTTAAAATTTTGGAAGAAAAGTATTATCCTTCTTTTATGGTTAGTgatcaatataaaaatatgcaagAAGCATTGCTTAATGAAAGAGTAGATG ACTTAGTGGAGGACCGACATATAGGAAATGGAACATTATCagaaaatatatctttattcGTTGGAGAACATTCAAACTATGCTCGCAGTAAATTGGACCaattacaagaaaaattaaataataaaatgcaaGCTTTACAAGCATTAAAATCTTCGTTAAAACCAGAAAGTAAGGTTCTAAACTTTTTGGCCAAAGAAGTTGAATGGTTACAAAGTGAAAAAAAGCAATTAGAAGCCCATTTGACTCATACAGAAATGTGGGCAGAACATTTGGGTCATTGGAGAGCAGAAGTGCAAAGTGCAGAA GTACCAGATAATGGAGAATCTCCACAGTTTGTTTTAGTTGTCCATATGACAGAAGGTGAAGACAACACTGAAAGTATATATAGTGGTTGGGTCGTACTAAGAAAATTACAAGATTTCCAAGATCTTCACAGAAAACTTCGCCAATTGTGTTCTAATGTGAAAAATTTAGATTTACCTTCGCAACCTTTAAAGTTTTTTGGAAAATCTGATAAGAATACTTTGGACAAAGCTAAAattcaaatacaaaaatatttaaat TTTGTTTTAGAAGATGAAAAATTGAATCAGAGCGAGGCTTTATATACATTCCTTAGTCCAAGTTCAGAACATTTAAAATATGCTCCTCCTTCTCCTAAAAAATCTCGATTCTCTTTATCGACATTATTTAAAAC ATCTAACAACAACAATGAATTGCGTgataaggaagaggaagaagattaTTCATTGCTATTAGATGATACAGATAGTGGTCGATCAGCCACGGATGGaatttttaatgttaataaAGATGCAATAGCAGAACCTCTTTATACACTTTTAGGTGAAATTTTCGATCTACGAGGAGTATTTCGATGGCTTCGACGATCTTTAATTACCTTCGTTCAAATTACCTATGGCCGAACTATAAACAG gCAAATCAGAGATACTATTGCATGGGTGTTCTCAGAGCCAATGCTTCATTACTATATACAATTGTTTACGAAATCATGGTGGCCAAATGGTCATTTAGTTTTTGAAGCAACTTTTCGTACAGACGAAGAAAAACTAAAAACGAGAGGCGAAGCACGAAGACAGTTCTTAAATAACATTCCTGATGTCTTAACAAATTTAGTAGGAGCACAAAGTGCACAACGTggtgcaataaaaatatttgattctttACAGAATgtgaatttaaataaacaattattttat GATATCTTTGAAGTTCTAATGTACGAAGTATTTCCGGAGTTTAAACGAAAACAATAA
- the LOC100646959 gene encoding sorting nexin-25 isoform X3 — protein MIWTGILYIPAIIALFYWNKLLWCYFFGLLTISCFFLGCLIVIFINIALSLKHHTTATTSKTIAEMDAFHNLLMKGYVAKTENTKKHVRYPLVFTRMVDGALQNLLDLIFQDFVGLWLNELAFNSEQIIDNMKQDIWGAIQTLHDRLSKVDHTKLVVCSIVNKITFHFEKIRLAQTASTQGEDPVFILSTHLMSPTAELDYLKKVSELYILFLLPPCYSLAPMKYLLREILTCKILKPAIDLITNPDYINQKILSYIDQQQLAEAMHRKTYEYAESFEDFIRMIKSSKDLEVLKHIRYNIVTEIMQATTIQNIKRAQGLDSDTNAFGKSDAIQAQKLTRYISQLTYAKNTCECHMQSLGWNGYPVQASDVTDAAVVTEERILPLQYILDNVIGRRYLSQFLEQVASQDLIGYWAAVQELRNADKSNWHQLGAEIFYTYITSPTAEIKVDRAIRKKMESFLLGDIGPNVFYEVQDNVVKILEEKYYPSFMVSDQYKNMQEALLNERVDDLVEDRHIGNGTLSENISLFVGEHSNYARSKLDQLQEKLNNKMQALQALKSSLKPESKVLNFLAKEVEWLQSEKKQLEAHLTHTEMWAEHLGHWRAEVQSAEVPDNGESPQFVLVVHMTEGEDNTESIYSGWVVLRKLQDFQDLHRKLRQLCSNVKNLDLPSQPLKFFGKSDKNTLDKAKIQIQKYLNFVLEDEKLNQSEALYTFLSPSSEHLKYAPPSPKKSRFSLSTLFKTSNNNNELRDKEEEEDYSLLLDDTDSGRSATDGIFNVNKDAIAEPLYTLLGEIFDLRGVFRWLRRSLITFVQITYGRTINRISLKF, from the exons ATGATATGGACCGGCATTCTGTATATTCCAGCTATAATCGCACTTTTCTATTGGAATAAGTTATTATGGTGCTACTTTTTTGGTTTACTAACCATATCTTGCTTCTTTTTGGGATGTTTGATTGTCATATTCATCAACATTGCTCTTTCTCTGAAACATCACACTACTGCAACAACTTCAAAAACAATTGCAGAAATGGATGCCTTTCATAATCTGTTGAtg AAGGGGTATGTAGCTAAAACTGAAAATACTAAGAAACACGTCAGATATCCATTGGTTTTTACTCGTATGGTGGACGGAGCTTTGCAGAATTTATTGGACTTAATTTTTCAAGACTTTGTTGGTCTTTGGTTAAACGAATTGGCTTTTAATTCTGAACAAATAATTGACAATATGAAGCAAGACATATGGGGTGCAATTCAAACTCTTCATGATCGTTTATCAAAAGTAGATCATACAAAACTAGTTGTTTGTAgtatagtaaataaaattacattccattttgaaaaaattagacTTGCTCAAACAGCTTC AACACAAGGTGAAGATCcagtatttattttatctacacACTTAATGTCACCTACAGCTGAACTAGACTATTTGAAGAAGGTCAGTGAATTGTATATCTTATTTTTGTTGCCACCTTGTTATTCTCTTGCtccaatgaaatatttattgagaGAAATTCTTACATGCAAAA TACTAAAACCAGCAATAGACTTAATAACAAATCCAGACTATATCAATCAgaaaattttatcatatatcGATCAACAACAACTTGCAGAAGCAATGCACAGAAAAACTTATGAGTATGCTGAATCATTTGAGGACTTCATTCGTATGATCAAAAGTTCTAAAGATCTAGAGGTTTTAAAGCATATCAGATATAATATTGTTACTGAAATTATGCAAGCTACaacaatacaaaatattaaaagagcACAAGGTTTAGATTCAGATACTAATGCATTTGGAAAGTCTGATGCCATTCAAGCTCAAAAATTGACGAGGTATATCAGTCAACTAACATATGCTAAAAATACGTGTGAATGTCACATGCAATCATTAGGATGGAATGGATATCCTGTTCAG GCTAGTGATGTTACTGATGCAGCAGTGGTTACAGAAGAAAGAATTTTGccattacaatatattttagaCAATGTGATAGGTAGACGATACCTTTCTCAATTTCTCGAACAAGTTGCCAGTCAGGATTTGATTGGGTATTGGGCAGCTGTACAAGAATTACGCAATGCAGATAAATCTAATTGGCATCAATTGGGAGCTGAAATCTTTTACACTTATATAACATCTCCAACTGCTGAAATAAAAGTTGACAGAGCTATTCGTAAGAAAATGGAAAGCTTTTTGTTAGGTGATATAGGGCCAAATGTGTTTTACGAAGTTCAAGATAATGTTGTTAAAATTTTGGAAGAAAAGTATTATCCTTCTTTTATGGTTAGTgatcaatataaaaatatgcaagAAGCATTGCTTAATGAAAGAGTAGATG ACTTAGTGGAGGACCGACATATAGGAAATGGAACATTATCagaaaatatatctttattcGTTGGAGAACATTCAAACTATGCTCGCAGTAAATTGGACCaattacaagaaaaattaaataataaaatgcaaGCTTTACAAGCATTAAAATCTTCGTTAAAACCAGAAAGTAAGGTTCTAAACTTTTTGGCCAAAGAAGTTGAATGGTTACAAAGTGAAAAAAAGCAATTAGAAGCCCATTTGACTCATACAGAAATGTGGGCAGAACATTTGGGTCATTGGAGAGCAGAAGTGCAAAGTGCAGAA GTACCAGATAATGGAGAATCTCCACAGTTTGTTTTAGTTGTCCATATGACAGAAGGTGAAGACAACACTGAAAGTATATATAGTGGTTGGGTCGTACTAAGAAAATTACAAGATTTCCAAGATCTTCACAGAAAACTTCGCCAATTGTGTTCTAATGTGAAAAATTTAGATTTACCTTCGCAACCTTTAAAGTTTTTTGGAAAATCTGATAAGAATACTTTGGACAAAGCTAAAattcaaatacaaaaatatttaaat TTTGTTTTAGAAGATGAAAAATTGAATCAGAGCGAGGCTTTATATACATTCCTTAGTCCAAGTTCAGAACATTTAAAATATGCTCCTCCTTCTCCTAAAAAATCTCGATTCTCTTTATCGACATTATTTAAAAC ATCTAACAACAACAATGAATTGCGTgataaggaagaggaagaagattaTTCATTGCTATTAGATGATACAGATAGTGGTCGATCAGCCACGGATGGaatttttaatgttaataaAGATGCAATAGCAGAACCTCTTTATACACTTTTAGGTGAAATTTTCGATCTACGAGGAGTATTTCGATGGCTTCGACGATCTTTAATTACCTTCGTTCAAATTACCTATGGCCGAACTATAAACAG GATATCTTTGAAGTTCTAA